The Puntigrus tetrazona isolate hp1 unplaced genomic scaffold, ASM1883169v1 S000000683, whole genome shotgun sequence genome has a segment encoding these proteins:
- the LOC122334911 gene encoding uncharacterized protein LOC122334911 has translation MTDSERTFLDVAIMEVLPQLQAVNKNILEEHLQSIGVETYDDLRFFTIICGSLTYPIAANALCFTPKFNQTDEIPLEDRAAMQDTYGCIKWNVKFLPLEETQESQQQKMEKLKVMFQHSDANPEEVKCLMKSTFYTQRQHVNQGKSIKCLREEWPFWFDELGMSVHFMELTGIDLKETFTRNLDLKGKRLLDYLTTVCVNKSKKFLQNYARLQRMRGLQSGCSDDVIEMTLLLLSYFDEKESMFFHVEDTCLAEEVQLEQVPLTPVVIVCGQSCYSSTRYMLSLDRNLINTNISSFISALCLMFGSYYCFNIHYPSELASTLEFLQR, from the exons ATGACTGACTCAGAGCGAACCTTCCTAGATGTCGCCATCATGGAAGTCCTACCACAACTTCaagcagtaaacaaaaacatcctgGAAGAGCACTTGCAGTCCATTGGAGTCGAGACATATGATGATCTACGCTTC TTCACTATCATCTGTGGAAGCCTCACCTACCCAATCGCTGCCAACGCTCTCTGTTTCACCCCAAAGTTCAACCAAACAGACGAGATCCCATTAGAAGATAGAGCAGCAATGCAGGACACTTATGGGTGCATTAAATGGAATGTAAAATTTCTGCCCCTTGAAGAAACTCAAGAGAGCCAGCAGCAAAAGATGGAAAAACTTAAGGTGATGTTCCAACACTCTGATGCCAATCCAGAGGaggtaaaatgtttaatgaagtCCACATTTTACACACAGCGTCAACATGTCAACCAGGGAAAAAGTATCAAATGCCTTAGAGAGGAGTGGCCGTTTTGGTTTGATGAACTTGGCATGTCAGTCCACTTTATGGAACTCACTGGGATTGACCTCAAAGAGACATTCACACGAAATTTGGATTTGAAAGGAAAAAGGCTTCTCGACTACTTGACCACAGTTTGTGTCAACAAGAGCAAGAAATTCCTTCAGAATTATGCAAGGCTTCAGAGGATGCGGGGACTCCAGAGTGGCTGTTCAGATGACGTGATAGAGATGACCCTGCTTCTGCTCAGCTACTTTGATGAGAAGGAGTCCATGTTCTTCCATGTAGAAGATACATGTCTGGCAGAAGAGGTCCAACTGGAGCAAGTGCCTCTGACACCCGTTGTTATTGTCTGTG GACAGTCCTGCTATTCCTCCACAAGGTACATGCTGAGTCTGGATCGGAACCTTATTAACACAAACATCTCCTCCTTCATTTCTGCACTGTGCCTCATGTTCGGGAGCTACtactgttttaatattcacTATCCATCTGAGCTGGCTTCAACTCTGGAGTTTCTTCAAAGGTGA